The stretch of DNA TATGCCAGATAAACATAACATAAAAATAAAGAAATATTGATTAGCTAGTCCAACAGAAGCTATCGCTTCTTCTCCTAGTCTACCAATCATTAAATTATCTACTAAGTTTAATGATGATGTAATAAAGTTCTGAAGGGTTATTGGTAAAGCTAAACTAAGCATAGTCCCCATAAAAACCTTATCTTTTAAAACCTTTTTCACTTTGAAATTCACCTCATTTTATTTAATTTTTTATTTTTTTGCATAAAAAAAGAGCACATGGGTAGTCTAGCCGCCCATCTGCTCATTAGAAACTTTCAACATATTTAATCTTACTTTAGTATTTTCTATTAATTTTTTTAAATTGTCAATACTATTTATTCTTCAAAGCTTTCTACGATAGTCGCAATATCATTAATATAGTACTCATATTTTTTTCCTACCTTACTTATCTTAAAGAATCCTAATGTTACCAAGTGTGTTAAGTCTGTTCTTGCTGTTTCATAAGATATATTGTTTTTACTCTTATATACATCTATTGTAACTACATTATTACTAGCTATTGTATTATTTATAAAGGTTATCTGTCTATCTTCTAAAGCGATATTCTTTCTTTCTAACAACTCTTTTATTATTTTCTTACCATACTTGCAATTAATTTCTCTATTTAGTCCATTAATTGATGTCTTAATAGACTTTACATAATATTTTATAAAATATGTTATGTCTCCATCACTTACTTTACTATCCTCTATTGCATTTAGATATTTCTTTTCTTCATCTAAAACTGTCTTTAATAATGAAAAATACCTCACAAGGTTATAGCTCTTATTTATCAGATGTAAAAATGCTAGAATATTAGCCATTAAGTTATTGTATTTATTAAAAGGCTTGAAAGTAATTATATAGTAATAGATTATTGATGCTTTAACTATATCATTATATTTGCTATTGGCATTTATAAAATCACTTAACTCTTCTAATAACTCTTTATTACTACTAGGTTCCTCTAAAAATATGTCTACATATACTTTGTTAATGTATGTATCATCTACTTTTACCTTTTCTTTTCCTACTTTTTCTAAAAAATCATATAAATTCAATAAAACTCTATCTTCATAGCATAGTTTTTCTCTATCTACATCTTTAATATTTTTAATCACTAATTGGTTATCAAATTTAATATCATTAAATCTTAAATTTGAAACTACTTCTTTTAAAAGTCCATCTTCTATAATTCTATTTTTACTTCTTTTAGATAAATATCCTAAAACATCACTTTTGTTGATACTCTCTATAAAATCCAAATCATTTTGTATGTCATCAGTAACACAAAACCACAATCCTCCATTTTCTGCATATTTAAAGGATAATTTAACAGATTTATCTTTTCTTTCCTGTGATATTAATTCCCATATTTCTTCCAATTCTTCTCTGTTATATACTCTTCTTTGTAATTGCTTTTTACTAAAATATAATTTATTAAACTCTTGTATTATTTGCTTGTCCACGTCTTATTATCTCCCAATCTAAATCCTAATTATACTACTATTGTACTACTATTTTATTACTAATTAAATACTAAACTATATATTTTTTAATTACTAATTTATTACTAATGAATTAATTTTTTTATTTTTCAAACAATAAATTATTAAAATAAAAAAAGGGAGAGGTTTTTAAAAGGTAATAAATTGAAATTAATTTTACAAAATATTACACTATTTTTTCTTTAAAAATCTCTTCCTAATTATATAAAATTTCATATCTAATTTTAAAAGTTGTTTATTTATATCTATTTTCATGCTCTAATAGTATTTTTTGAATATCAATATTGTCTCCTACATAGCCTATAAGCTTCCCATTTTTACTTTTTACTCTATGACAGGGAATTATTATAGGAATTGGATTGGCTCTATTTGCTTGGCCTATCGCTCTTGAAGCTTTAGGATTTCCTATTTTGTTAGCAATATCTCCATAACTTGTTGTTTCTCCATAAGGTATATTATTTAATTCACTCCATACTTTCATTCTAAATGTGGTGTCTTCTATTGAAATTGGTATATTAAAAATTTTTCTCGTACCTTTAAAATATTCTTCTATTTGAATTTTAACTTTTTTACATCCGTCTATATCTAACCTTAAATTAGAGTTCAAATTTAAAAACTCATACCATTTAGACTCTATAATTTCAACTTTTTTTAATCCTTTTTCATCCATTACAATATAGATAGTTCCTATAGGTGTATCTAACTTATCATAAACTAATAGTTTTTCCTTCAAACTTGTAAGATCTCCTTTTTAATATTTTAAATTTATTTTTAATAGAGTTTCTTTATTTTGTTAATACTATAAATATATTATTTACGTATTATTTACGCTCTTAAAACGCTTTCATTGGTTATATATATAAAAAACTTTACTTTTATACAAAATAACTTTAATTTGTTAATAAATAATACGAGCATATTTCATCATTATAGTGTATACTAAGAAAGTTGATATTAAAATCAATAGATATTTTGGAAATAAATCTACTTAGAATTAAGTATAAATTATTTTTATTAAAAAAAGAAAGAGGATTTTGAATGAAAGAAATTAATTTTAGTGACTTAGGGCTTAAAGATACCCTTTTAAAATCTATTAATGAATTAGGTTTTGAAAAACCATCTCAAATACAATCACAAGCTATTCCTGTAGCAATAGAAGGTAATGATCTTATAGGTCAAGCTCAAACTGGTACTGGTAAGACAGCTGCATTTGGTTGTGGAATAATTAATAGTATTGACTGTAAAGAAGGACTTAGTGCTATAATTCTTGCTCCAACAAGAGAATTAGCAATTCAAGTTAATGACGAACTTACAAGATTATCAAAATATGATCATTTAAATATTTTACCTATTTATGGTGGAGAACCTATAAATCATCAAATAAGAGCACTTAAGAGAAATGTTAATATTGTTGTTGGTACTCCTGGTAGAATCTTAGACCATATTAAAAGAAAAACACTTTCTCTATCA from Clostridium chauvoei encodes:
- a CDS encoding Fic family protein — its product is MDKQIIQEFNKLYFSKKQLQRRVYNREELEEIWELISQERKDKSVKLSFKYAENGGLWFCVTDDIQNDLDFIESINKSDVLGYLSKRSKNRIIEDGLLKEVVSNLRFNDIKFDNQLVIKNIKDVDREKLCYEDRVLLNLYDFLEKVGKEKVKVDDTYINKVYVDIFLEEPSSNKELLEELSDFINANSKYNDIVKASIIYYYIITFKPFNKYNNLMANILAFLHLINKSYNLVRYFSLLKTVLDEEKKYLNAIEDSKVSDGDITYFIKYYVKSIKTSINGLNREINCKYGKKIIKELLERKNIALEDRQITFINNTIASNNVVTIDVYKSKNNISYETARTDLTHLVTLGFFKISKVGKKYEYYINDIATIVESFEE
- a CDS encoding methylated-DNA--[protein]-cysteine S-methyltransferase; the protein is MKEKLLVYDKLDTPIGTIYIVMDEKGLKKVEIIESKWYEFLNLNSNLRLDIDGCKKVKIQIEEYFKGTRKIFNIPISIEDTTFRMKVWSELNNIPYGETTSYGDIANKIGNPKASRAIGQANRANPIPIIIPCHRVKSKNGKLIGYVGDNIDIQKILLEHENRYK